ATCGAGAGCACTTGTCCTCATCAAAAATAGGCTTTACCGTTTTAGGACGACTGCACTCGGCTTTGAGGCACTCTAATCCTCGCTGCTCAAAGGCGCGAATTGTATTACGGACGCTTTGCACACTGCAACCCACATAAGCTGCAATTTCTCTGGGTTTTGTGCCTTTTGCACTGGCTAACAGGATTTGGCAACGGCGCAGGGTAAAGGCATATACACGAGCGCAGTCCTTATTCAAGAGCTACTCGCTCCGTTTCACTCAAGGGACAGACGTAAAGTGGGGGAAGCATCAGGACAATCAAAGCGTTGAAAGTGTCTACTCCTAGAGTAGCTTTTGCTCCTCTTTCTTGCACAATAGGTTTGATGAAGTCACATTAAGTGTGGTCAACGCGGTAGCTTTCACTTGTTTAACAATTCTTTATCATGGGGAAAAGCTGATTAACTAATCCGTCAATGCTGACCCGTATTAAAGATATAGCGATAAAACTAGCGCCTCGTTTAATTGAAATCCGCCGACACATCCACAGTCACCCGGAATTGAGCGGTCAAGAGTACCAAACAGCTGCCTTTGTTGCTGGTGTTCTGTCTTCCAATGGGGTTCATGTGCAAGAAGCAGTAGGTAAGACTGGCGTAGTCGGTGAAGTTCAAGGAACTGGCAGTACTGATAGCCTGCTGGCAATTCGCTCTGATATGGATGCCCTGCCGATTCAGGAACGCACTGGTTTAGAGTATGCTTCTCGGGCATCAGGGATTATGCATGCCTGTGGTCATGATGTACACACCACTGTGGGACTGGGAACGGCAATGGTGCTTTCTCAGTTGGCAGATGAGTTACCAGGTAATGTGCGCTTTGTGTTCCAGCCAGCGGAAGAGACTGCCCAAGGAGCTAGTTGGATGGTAAAAGATGGGGCAATGGACAAGGTTAGGGCAATTCTATCTTTGCACGTTTTTCCCTCTATCCCAGCCGGTTCGGTAGGGATTCGGTATGGTGCTCTGACAGCAGCAGCAGACGATCTAGAAATCATCATTGTTGGAGAATCAGGACATGGAGCACGACCCCATGAAGCGATAGATGCGATCTGGATTGCTGCACAAGTGATTACGACACTCCAGCAAGCGATTAGCCGGACGCAAAACCCCTTACGTCCGGTGGTGTTGAGTATCGGGCAAATTAGCGGTGGACGAGCGCCGAACGTGATTGCCGATCAGGTGAAGTTGTTGGGAACCGTGCGATCGCTTCATCCTGAAACCCGTGCCAATTTACCTAAATGGATTTCGCAAATCGTTGCTCATGTATGCGATACTTATGGCGCTCGTTATGAAGTTAACTACCGTCCTGGCACACCAGGAGTGCAAAATGATTTATTCCTGTCCCAGTTGTTACAGACTGCTGCTGAAGAAGCATGGGGGAGCGATCGCGTCCAAGTCTTAACTGAACCATCCTTGGGTGCCGAAGATTTCTCCTTATATCTGGAACACGCCCCTGGTGCTATGTTTCGACTGGGAGTAGGCTACGAAGACAGAGCTATTAACTATCCATTACATCATCCCCAGTTTGAAGTGAATGAATCTGCAATTCTCACCGGCGTTATCACTTTGGCATATAGC
This window of the Chroococcidiopsis sp. CCMEE 29 genome carries:
- a CDS encoding helix-turn-helix domain-containing protein, producing the protein MNKDCARVYAFTLRRCQILLASAKGTKPREIAAYVGCSVQSVRNTIRAFEQRGLECLKAECSRPKTVKPIFDEDKCSRLRSLLHANPRTFGKTRSTWTLDLLAEVCWQQGITEHQVSRTTIEEVLKASNIHWSRARILDFFAGRAV
- a CDS encoding M20 family metallopeptidase, with the protein product MLTRIKDIAIKLAPRLIEIRRHIHSHPELSGQEYQTAAFVAGVLSSNGVHVQEAVGKTGVVGEVQGTGSTDSLLAIRSDMDALPIQERTGLEYASRASGIMHACGHDVHTTVGLGTAMVLSQLADELPGNVRFVFQPAEETAQGASWMVKDGAMDKVRAILSLHVFPSIPAGSVGIRYGALTAAADDLEIIIVGESGHGARPHEAIDAIWIAAQVITTLQQAISRTQNPLRPVVLSIGQISGGRAPNVIADQVKLLGTVRSLHPETRANLPKWISQIVAHVCDTYGARYEVNYRPGTPGVQNDLFLSQLLQTAAEEAWGSDRVQVLTEPSLGAEDFSLYLEHAPGAMFRLGVGYEDRAINYPLHHPQFEVNESAILTGVITLAYSAYKYFQQSNGYLKGC